The proteins below come from a single Cryptococcus gattii WM276 chromosome D, complete sequence genomic window:
- a CDS encoding endopeptidase, putative (Similar to TIGR gene model, INSD accession AAW45937.1) has translation MIASLLLLTLPFAFANPLPTSSPATSIAPAPTSPPVVRGFSASLSHGQGAIARAKDYENAKAKRGFFSRDVKSDDSSLPPSWLLWAGARVDSKYNEGKGGFASAYALALSKRAQNGEITLTDHNLDTSYSASLSVGTPAQTLDIVLDTGSSDLWLASTECDTAACESMDRYSPSDSSSSINLTTSFSIEYGSGSTSGSLFQDLITLGGYSVASQTFASCDEVSSGLLSSGVSGIMGLSWQALAYSKATPWWITLAKSSAWSDPLFAFYLARYRNVAGATATESNGGTASFGYLDSSLYSGDVTYVNVDDNAQYWQIKMASVTVQGTSVSLGSSNMAAIDTGTTLIGGPESVVAAVYAQISGSQRMSGSYSSYYEYPCNTTVDFEITFGGYTIKITDQDFNLGRYSSDKSMCTGAVYIQTLSSSSPVQWIVGDAALKNTYTVFRYSPAAVGFADLASSVASSEAAQSTTIVDASSLLAADSSTASTSVATSTSSSSSVASTSTSSAKDAKTTSTASVSSEAPHVVTVSGSSTIGVASTTSGSEATASSSGSNASSGALSALGGGSKFLTICVSVAVGVFML, from the exons ATGATTGcctccctccttcttctcacccttcCCTTCGCATTCGCCAACCCCCTCCCTACATCTTCCCCTGCCACGTCAATCGCTCCTGCTCCCACTTCACCCCCTGTTGTTCGAGGATTTTCAGCTAGTCTGTCACACGGCCAAGGTGCCATCGCTCGTGCCAAGGATTATGAGAATGCAAAGGCCAAGCGTGGTTTCTTTTCTCGAGATGTAAAGAGTGATGACTCTTCCCTGCCTCCTAGCTGGTTATTATGGGCAGGTGCCAGGGTGGATTCAAAATACAACGAAGGCAAAGGAGGATTCGCCTCGGCATACGCTTTAGCACTGAGCAAGAGAGCTCAAAATGGGGAGATCAC GTTGAC TGATCACAACTTAGATACATCCTACTCTGCATCTCTCAGCGTCGGCACTCCTGCTCAAACACTCGACATCGTCCTGGACACCGGATCTTCTGATCTATGGCTTGCTTCAACCGAATGTGACACCGCGGCTTGTGAGAGTATGGATAGGTATAGTCCTTCCGACAGCTCTTCCAGTATCAA CCTTACCACTAGTTTCTCCATCGAGTACGGTTCTGGTTCTACCTCTGGCTCCCTTTTCCAGGATCTCATTACCCTTGGTGGTTACTCGGTCGCTTCTCAGACTTTTGCATCATGTGACGAGGTCAGCTCTGGCCTGTTGAGTAGCGGCGTCAGCGGTATTATGGGTTTGAGCTGGCAAGCTTTGGCTTACTCTAAGG CTACTCCGTGGTGGATCACTCTCGCCAAATCCTCTGCTTGGTCTGACCCTTTGTTCGCCTTTTACCTCGCAAGATACCGAAATGTTGCAGGTGCGACTGCTACTGAAAGTAATGGTGGTACCGCCAGCTTTGGGTATCTCGACTCCTCCCTGTACTCTGGCGACGTCACCTACGTAAATGTCGATGATAATGCTCAGTACTGGCAGATCAAGATGGCTTCTGTGACCGTCCAGGGCACTTCAGTCTCCCTCGGTTCGTCCAATATGGCGGCTATTGACACTGGTACGACTCTTATCGGTGGTCCCGAATCTGTCGTTGCAGCTGTCTACGCCCAGATCTCTGGGTCCCAACGCATGTCTGGCTCTTACTCTTCTTATTATGAGTACCCTTGCAACACCACGGTAGATTTTGAGATCACTTTTGGCGGTTACACCATCAAAATTACCGATCAAGATTTCAACCTTGGCCGATACTCTTCTGACAAATCCATGTGCACCGGGGCTGTCTACATCCAGACCCTTTCTTCAAGTTCTCCTGTACAGTGGATTGTTGGTGATGCTGCGTTGAAGAACACCTATACCGTGTTCAGATACAGTCCCGCTGCCGTGGGATTCGCTGATCTCGCTAGTTCCGTAGCCAGCAGTGAGGCTGCCCAATCCACCACGATCGTCGATGCTTCGTCTCTCCTTGCTGCGGACAGCAGTACTGCGAGCACGTCGGTTGCTACATCCACCTCGTCGTCTAGCTCTGTCGCCTCTACTAGTACCAGTAGCGCCAAGGACGCAAAGACCACCTCGACCGCTTCGGTTTCTTCTGAAGCTCCTCATGTGGTCACTGTCAGCGGTTCCAGCACCATTGGTGTGGCTTCTACAACTTCTGGCTCTGAAGCAACGGCTTCATCTTCTGGCAGTAATGCTTCAAGCGGGGCATTATCTGCCTTGGGTGGCGGTAGCAAGTTTTTGACGATCTGTGTGAGCGTGGCCGTCGGCGTTTTCATGCTGTAA
- a CDS encoding uncharacterized protein (Similar to SGTC gene model, INSD accession EAL18350.1): protein MSSQFASSPACYIPSRASSNLTSGSTNTDSTPSVDDSFATSHSDVASKDHETDSSSFLAPTTARSFGAGWNSSSVVPSSKKLELYCLSPRAGGISSTRTRSPSLPVLPSQSAIYQPQPRPCFQDLPDYSLYTSTTTSSPNPSNPPWEIGFDGGLRHQPSLSSVDLDFDGHRYSPTSLSSTRKSLLRQSTPNLNSNRSEITARRSCRSVRFDVSEDDASEGSSGKALSNNMLMLPRVGEGRNVFIHRVSRTLTEAELHKIAISFGEIVSVKVQNCVAKPHAFVMFKKPEQAQRFIAHLKCRDIDCEYGKEDYQVQNKALEDPNSANLYMSGLPTNITFDELADLVAPGCICSWKPLMDEFGNRRGPVMVRLQTRPQADDVIRRLGNKYYPGMSELLQVRIADSDEQKYFKRYQMRERLSPNSGFDHMRRHASMPAGDITHDVDDLSILLQKQTLLTTQLNAINEKLARSAQDPHHPFPSPVRFSTTHRDPFSSAPIIEDIDCPVLSPTSSSYRGRLSSALSSHTQLMDSIWTSPSRTTSEPLWLNGWPIKPRLGEVVKIEPHSYLSKRLQDHGGLVKTPGAAKTHHAKSSPELGASLNAVLGRRTSNN from the exons ATGTCTTCCCAGTTTGCTTCTTCGCCTGCTTGTTATATTCCTTCTCGGGCATCTTCCAATTTGACGTCTGGGTCAACAAACACTGATTCTACTCCTTCTGTGGATGACTCTTTTGCTACCTCACACTCTGATGTCGCATCCAAAGATCACGAAACGGACAGCTCGTCATTCTTGGCCCCCACTACTGCTAGATCTTTTGGTGCAGGCTGGAATTCATCGTCAGTCGTCCCATCATCGAAGAAACTTGAACTTTATTGCCTATCTCCACGCGCCGGCGGTATTTCGTCCACACGTACGCGTTCACCCAGTCTCCCTGTTCTTCCATCTCAATCAGCCATTTATCAACCTCAACCTCGTCCTTGCTTCCAAGACCTTCCGGACTACAGTCTCTATACTTCCACCACTACCAGCTCTCCTAACCCTTCTAACCCTCCTTGGGAGATTGGTTTTGATGGTGGCTTGCGTCATCAaccttctctttcttccgTTGATCTCGACTTTGATGGCCATCGATACAGTCCGACAAGTCTAAGTTCTACGCGGAAGTCTCTGCTTAGGCAATCTACTCCAAACCTTAACAGCAATAGGTCAGAGATTACAGCGCGTCGGTCGTGTAGGTCCGTAAGATTCGACGTCAGTGAAGATGACGCGTCAGAAGGGTCATCTGGTAAGGCCTTATCGAACAACATGCTCATGCTTCCACGTGTCGGTGAAGGGAGGAACG TGTTCATTCATCGTGTCAGCCGTACACTCACAGAGGCTGAACTTCATAAGATTGCCATATCGTTCGGCGAGATTGTATCTGTCAAGGTTCAGAATTGCGTTGCCAAACC GCACGCTTTCGTCAT GTTCAAAAAACCTGAACAAGCTCAGCGCTTCATAGCTCATCTTAAATGTCGGGACATCGACTGCGAGTACGGCAAG GAGGATTATCAGGTTCAAAATAAAGCACTTGAAGACCCTAACTCCGCCAACCTGTACATGTCTGGCCTCCCAACTAATATCACTTTTGATGAACTGGCCGATCTTGTGGCACCTGGATGTATTTGCTCTTGGAAACCACTCATGGATGAGTTTGGTAATCGACGGGGCCCTGTGATGGTCCGCCTTCAGACTCGACCACAGGCAGATGATGTGATCAGAAGG TTGGGCAACAAATACTACCCTGGCATGAGTGAGCTGCTGCAAGTCAGGATTGCCGACTCCGAC GAGCAAAAATATTTTAAGAGATATCAAATGCGAGAACGCCTTTCTCCTAACTCTGGCTTTGACCATATGCGCCGACACGCAAGCATGCCTGCGGG GGATATTACGCACGATGTTGACGACCTGTCtatccttcttcaaaaACAGACACTTCTTACAACGCAGCTAAATGCCATCAACGAGAAGCTGGCTCGGTCGGCGCAGGACCCTCATCatcccttcccttcccctGTTCGATTTTCAACCACTCATAGGGACCCTTTCTCCTCTGCACCTATCATTGAGGATATAGATTGCCCCGTCCTGTCACCTACCAGCTCCTCGTACCGTGGTCGCCTGTCATCGGCTTTATCTAGCCACACACAGTTAATGGATTCAATCTGGACATCCCCATCTAGAACGACGAGTGAGCCCTTGTGGCTCAATGGCTGGCCAATCAAACCAAGATTGGGCGAGGTTGTGAAGATAGAGCCCCACTCTTACTTGTCTAAAAGGCTTCAGGATCATGGCGGGCTAGTGAAGACTCCAGGCGCAGCTAAAACTCACCACGCCAAATCATCGCCTGAGCTGGGTGCCAGTTTAAATGCTGTGCTGGGCAGAAGAACGTCAAACAACTAA
- a CDS encoding uncharacterized protein (Similar to TIGR gene model, INSD accession AAW45941.1) — MSEQPKIASPERKEEEQRAASPISVHNNEQSNDTLEPETIHEKVEQTKENDVSEVLDAQATKEEQEGAKPDNDAELEMRGRAPSPLVIPTPEELTAAHPAEDLHPPDSPTTSLISSLRSQLLSLSDQTHALNSKLIASISHSADLEDELQLVKDQHVALGERAKSLEEERNRWEESMKTGLLVERDQIRDEMQRLAAGLVEEERRRGSAEEKRAQVENEVDDLTAKLFDQANTMVATERMSRAQAEARLKSAEESLANAEAVVQAVQVQLQNLSVVASGDKALSGPSLSRKYVSSHIPYSEFINFIQHLRAARPLADHVKQSSSPPLITNLLAQPFLARVMAEDHEPTVRLESAPALSFLSRRTVGNAIISGDLVIEPVTLANVLQSTGSTQHDLACSLCGKKVFHAVPSSPATGGYFATPVPHPHRNSGSGTSRFSLKPFFNASHSSSNGSSVSPKSSPLTSPSLLGSSSSASTHVFVFRIARSQGTTTPSGEKESSSKLYPICKSGWCLERLRATCELWHFVRTGIVHVVWHSEDGVPAVAGDPRISSPSSTPAPAPIEDRTGPTEVVTESSTPTPTQPVEPPPLPARKKSWGLGWSWKNSGSETNNADGKAANDDEDEVGSVGAEKDNVSGPAIVAEAIEAAKVAEAAEQAKKESAELMDVESKGKEKELVSIEGEEAEETIIEKAEEAQKEPSEEQPDSTPGSPSLKLPGSLGLVNSSSTIPASDVTFSTPKGESPELPAEDVIAVAGVIEESEDGEAAEETKAEEVKEKEDGAQMINEGEKQDEEKRREQFISLNTPTVESTPTLDSPTTPVSAVDPPPVPKRAAARNKSSQLDGTNGSTASLGLITDDAKEDEKDEVKESENVDEAIGVEGAMKSGEPSEPAPVSDSSQFPPPPHHPNIRSSAPPLPPRNVPTQFAPPPRRRLASQQPVPEGEEKKDKTYLSESAEGENWEDKTWKGVVRLKENMWKARVGVVDEE; from the exons ATGTCGGAGCAGCCAAAGATAGCCTCTCCTGAGcgaaaagaggaagaacagCGCGCTGCAAGCCCGATATCCGTTCATAATAATGAACAGAGCAACGACACGTTGGAACCTGAAACAATACATGAGAAGGTTGAGCAGACAAAAGAGAACGATGTGTCCGAGGTTTTAGATGCCCAAGCTACAaaagaagaacaagaagggGCTAAACCTGATAATGATGCCGAATTAGAAATGCGTGGCCGAGCG CCATCTCCATTGGTCATTCCTACACCAGAAGAATTGACAGCGGCCCATCCGGCAGAAGATTTGCACCCTCCAGACTCTCCTACAACTTCGCTTATCTCATCCCTTCGCTCTCAACTTCTTTCTCTGTCCGATCAGACACACGCTCTCAATTCAAAACTGATTGCCTCCATTTCTCACTCTGCTGACCTCGAAGATGAGCTCCAGTTAGTCAAGGATCAGCACGTTGCTCTGGGAGAAAGGGCAAAGTCattggaggaggagaggaatAGATGGGAGGAAAGCATGAAAACAGGGCTGCTTGTAGAAAGGGACCAGATCAGGGATGAGATGCAGAGACTAGCTGCTGGGTTagtggaagaagaaagaaggagaggcagtgccgaggagaagagggcCCAAGTGGAGAATGAGGTCGATGATCTGACTGCTAAACTGTTTGACCAG GCTAACACAATGGTTGCAACTGAGCGCATGTCGCGAGCTCAAGCAGAAGCCCGCCTCAAATCTGCTGAGGAAAGCCTTGCCAACGCTGAGGCTGTTGTACAGGCCGTGCAGGTCCAACTTCAAAACTTATCTGTTGTTGCATCCGGTGACAAGGCCTTGTCAGGGCCATCTTTGTCGAGAAAATACGTCTCTTCCCACATCCCATACTCTGAATTCATCAACTTCATCCAGCATCTCCGTGCGGCTCGACCTCTGGCAGACCATGTCAAGCAATCCTCTTCCCCCCCCTTAATCACAAACCTTCTTGCCCAACCTTTCCTTGCCCGAGTGATGGCAGAAGATCATGAACCAACCGTTCGTCTCGAATCTGCTCCGGCCCTTAGCTTCCTTTCCCGTCGTACAGTTGGCAACGCTATCATCTCAGGGGACCTCGTCATCGAACCGGTCACCTTGGCGAATGTTTTACAGAGCACCGGCTCTACACAACACGATCTAGCATGTAGCCTTTGTGGCAAGAAGGTCTTCCATGCCGTTCCCTCATCGCCGGCGACTGGAGGTTACTTCGCTACACCTGTTCCTCATCCACACAGAAATAGTGGATCCGGCACCTCCAGATTCTCTCTGAAACCGTTCTTCAACGCTTCTCATTCATCATCGAATGGCTCTAGTGTTTCACCCAAAAGTTCACCCCTcacttctccttctctcctcgGCTCATCCTCCTCTGCATCTACTCATGTCTTTGTCTTCCGTATCGCTCGATCCCAAGGCACAACAACACCTTCGGGCGAAAAAGAGAGTAGTTCCAAGCTGTATCCCATTTGCAAGAGCGGCTGGTGTCTTGAGAGGCTTCGAGCGACCTGCGAGCTGTGGCACTTTGTGAGGACCGGAATTGTGCATGTGGTTTGGCATAGCGAGGATGGAGTACCAGCAGTGGCTGGCGATCCCAGAATTTCTTCACCCTCCTCTACTCCTGCTCCTGCCCCGATCGAGGACCGAACAGGACCCACGGAAGTTGTCACCGAATCATCCACCCCTACACCCACTCAGCCTGTCGAGcctcctccccttcctGCTCGAAAAAAGTCATGGGGATTAGGGTGGAGTTGGAAGAACTCTGGGTCTGAAACCAATAATGCGGATGGAAAAGCTGCGaacgatgatgaagatgaagtgGGGAGTGTGGGTGCGGAGAAGGACAATGTTTCTGGACCTGCTATTGTAGCTGAGGCCATTGAAGCGGCCAAGGTGGCTGAGGCTGCTGAGCAAGCAAAGAAGGAATCTGCCGAGCTTATGGACGTAGAAAGTaaggggaaagagaaggagttAGTGTCAATCGAAGGAGAGGAAGCAGAGGAGACAATCATCGAGAAGGCAGAAGAGGCACAAAAAGAACCCAGTGAAGAGCAACCGGACTCTACGCCCGGCTCACCCTCCCTCAAACTACCTGGCAGTCTTGGCCTCGTCAACTCCTCTTCAACAATCCCTGCTTCAGACGTCACGTTCTCCACTCCCAAGGGGGAATCCCCGGAATTGCCGGCTGAAGACGTTATCGCTGTTGCCGGAGTAATAGAAGAATCAGAGGACGGGGAGGCAGCCGAGGAGACTAAGGCTGAGGAGGtaaaagagaaggaagacgGGGCTCAAATGATCAACGAGGGTGAGAAGCaggatgaagaaaagagaaggGAGCAATTTATCAGCCTCAACACACCCACAGTTGAATCTACTCCTACCCTTGACTCACCCACGACGCCCGTGAGCGCCGTCGACCCTCCACCTGTGCCTAAAAGGGCCGCTGCAAGAAACAAGTCGTCTCAGCTGGATGGTACTAATGGAAGTACTGCCAGCCTGGGATTGATCACGGATGATGCaaaagaggatgaaaagGACGAAGTGAAAGAGAGTGAGAATGTGGATGAAGCCATCGGAGTAGAAGGTGCCATGAAAAGCGGCGAGCCATCTGAACCGGCTCCCGTGTCTGACTCTTCTCAATttcctccccctcctcaCCACCCTAATATTCGATCTTCTGCACCTCCTCTCCCCCCCCGGAATGTCCCCACACAATTTGCACCTCCTCCCCGCCGCCGACTGGCTTCTCAGCAGCCGGTGCCTGAAGGcgaggaaaagaaggataagACGTACTTATCTGAAAGCGCAGAGGGAGAGAACTGGGAAGATAAGACTTGGAAGGGAGTGGTGAGGTTGAAGGAGAATATGTGGAAGGCAAGAGTTGGTGTTGTTGACGAAGAGTAA
- a CDS encoding MBF1, putative (Similar to TIGR gene model, INSD accession AAW45939.1) codes for MSDWDKPTIIGFRQQKPTVAKGSSLNAAQRAGLVLSSESKGAGQSKGPADHQRIAKLDRDDAPKPPEKVSADVGKAVATARMAIKNAEGKSMTQKELATSVNAKPQDIADLESGRAVPDQALLGKLERKLNVKLRGAKNLIGTPLHPKKK; via the exons ATG TCTGACTGGGATAAGCCTACAATCATCGGTTTCCGACAGCAGAAGCCTACTGTCGCCAAGGGCTCTTCTTTGAATG CTGCTCAGCGAGCCGGTCTTGTACTTTCCTCAGAGTCTAAGGGCGCTGGTCAATCGAAGGGTC CTGCCGATCACCAACGTATCGCCAAGCTTGACCGAGATGACGCGCCTAAGCCCCCAGAGAAGGTCAGCGCTGA CGTCGGTAAGGCAGTGGCTACTGCTCGAATGGCGATAAAAAATGCTGAGGGCAAGAGTATGACCCAAAAGGAGCTTGCTACTTCAGTCAACGCTAAGCCTCAAGAT ATTGCTGATCTCGAGTCTGGGCGGGCTGTCCCTGACCAAGCTCTTTTGGGCAAGTTGGAGAGGAAGCTCAATGTCAAGCTGCGTGGGGCCAAGAATCTTATCGGTACACCTCTTCATCCCAAAAAGAAGTAA
- a CDS encoding metacaspase, putative (Similar to TIGR gene model, INSD accession AAW45938.1) — MSWNQYPGGGHHQQNGYRPPPPQWAQQGFPPPPPNMGYRPPPPQGYYNSPPPPQQYQPSVPQQGGYQQGGYQPHQQSQGGYRTSNGGYAPPTGAPVESNYHHTSAGYTPLNAAPHHNYAPYGTGVPTQPPSQAQHYGPQLQGQNGQSAQPYFQYSQCTGKKKALCIGINYIGSSSALAGCINDAHNVQKFLIERYGYKSEDIVMLTDDARNSRQIPTRANILAAMQWLVQGAQPNDSLFFHYSGHGGQTQDLDGDEDDGYDEVIYPLDFKTAGHITDDDSDRHNIMVRPLPAGCRLTAIYDSCHSGTALDLPYIYSTEGVIKEPNLLAEAGQGLLSAGMSYLRGDTGGMLQGIMGIGKKVMNQNSGALEKTRQTKTSPADVISWSGCKDSQTSADTQEAGRATGAMSYAFISALTKYPQQSYVQLLNTIRDELKGKYDQKPQLSASHPMDTNILFIC, encoded by the exons ATGTCCTGGAACCAATATCCAGGCGGTGGACACCACCAACAAAACGGCTACAGACCCCCTCCCCCTCAGTGGGCGCAACAGGGTTTccctcctccgcctcccAATATGGG ATAtcgccctcctcctccccaaGGATATTATAATAGCCCTCCCCCACCTCAGCAATACCAGCCATCAGTTCCCCAACAAGGCGGTTATCAACAAGGGGGCTACCAACCGCATCAACAATCTCAGGGCGGTTATAGAACAAGCAATGGAGGCTACGCCCCTCCTACTGGCGCTCCAGTGGAGTCGAATTACCATCACACCAGCGCAGGTTACACTCCTCTCAACGCAGCCCCTCATCACAACTATGCGCCCTATGGAACCGGCGTGCCGA CCCAACCACCATCCCAGGCGCAACATTATGGTCCGCAACTGCAAGGTCAAAATGGCCAATCTGCGCAGCCATACTTCCAATACTCTCAAT GTACCGGTAAAAAGAAGGCTCTCTGC ATTGGTATTAACTACATTGGTTCATCTTCTGCTCTTGCAGGGTGTATCAATGATGCGCACAACGTTCAAAAGTTCCTTATCG AACGATACGGGTACAAGTCTGAAGACATCGTCATGCTCACAGACGATGCCCGCAACAGTCGTCAGATTCCTACTCGTGCCAACATACTCGCCGCTATGCAATGGTTGGTCCAGGGTGCTCAGCCTAACGACTCTCTATTCTTCCACTA CTCCGGACACGGTGGTCAAACTCAGGATTTAGATGGCGATGAGGACGATGGGTATGACGAGGTTATTTACCCTCTGGACTTCAAGACTGCTGGCCACATTACGGATGATGACAGTGA CAGGCACAATATCATGGTCCGCCCTCTTCCCGCTGGCTGTCGTTTAACTGCCATCTACGATTC ATGTCACTCTGGGACCGCCCTGGACTTGCCTTACATCTACTCCACCGAAGGTGTCATTAAAGAACCCAATCTTCTGGCCGAGGCCGGTCAAGGTCTCCTCTCCGCCGGTATGTCTTATCTTCGAGGTGATACCGGCGGTATGCTCCAGGGTATCATGGGTATCGGTAAGAAGGTCATGAATCAAAACTCTGGTGCTCTGGAAAAGACACGACAGACCAAGACTTCTCCCGCGGATGTTATCAGTTGGTCCGGATGCAAGGATTCACAAACCAGTGCAGATACGCAAGAAGCGGGCAGAGCAACAGGCGCCATGTCTTATGCGTTCATTTCTGCTTTAACCAAGTATCCCCAGCAGAGCTATGTGCAGCTATTGAACACTATCAGAGACGAATTGAAGGGCAAGTATGATCAAAAGCCTCAGTTGTCGGCGAGCCACC CCATGGACACCAACATCTTGTTCATCTGTTAA